One Methanobacterium alcaliphilum DNA segment encodes these proteins:
- the hemL gene encoding glutamate-1-semialdehyde 2,1-aminomutase, which produces MRSEDLFKESQNFLPGGVDSPVRAFKPYPFFAQKGKGSKLEDVDGNNYIDYCLGYGPLILGHAPKKVIADVTSQIHSGTTYGVPTEKEIELAKLVVKKVPCAEMVRFVNSGTEATMAAIRLARGFTEKNKIVKFEGSYHGAHDYVLVKSGSGAACLPDSLGVPTETTKNTLSTPFNDEEAVVNLIENEGSDIAAIIMEPVMGNVGCIEPEENYLNFLRKITTENDILLIFDEVITGFRLAEGGAQEYFGVTPDLITMGKIIGGGFPMGSFAGKKEIMEMIAPSGGVYQAGTFNGNPVSVTAGLSTLNQLDKKFYSKLNQKGQTLRDGIQNILDDNQFNLNLAGLCSMFQIYFNDQTVKSYSDAKKSDVDKFSVYFHELLKSGVFIAPSQFECGFLSQAHSGEDLEKTIELIGDALKKSME; this is translated from the coding sequence ATGAGATCTGAAGATTTATTTAAAGAGTCACAGAATTTTTTACCAGGGGGAGTTGATTCACCTGTGCGAGCTTTTAAACCTTATCCTTTTTTCGCGCAAAAAGGAAAAGGTTCAAAATTAGAGGACGTGGATGGAAATAATTATATTGACTACTGTCTGGGTTATGGACCTTTAATATTAGGTCATGCTCCTAAAAAGGTCATAGCGGATGTTACTAGTCAGATTCATAGTGGGACTACCTATGGTGTCCCTACTGAAAAAGAAATTGAACTTGCTAAACTCGTTGTAAAAAAAGTGCCTTGTGCTGAAATGGTAAGATTTGTAAATTCTGGCACCGAAGCTACCATGGCAGCAATAAGATTGGCCAGGGGTTTCACTGAAAAAAACAAGATCGTGAAATTTGAAGGGTCATACCACGGTGCACATGATTATGTATTGGTAAAATCTGGTTCTGGAGCTGCTTGTTTGCCTGATTCTTTAGGTGTTCCCACAGAAACTACTAAAAATACGCTTTCAACACCTTTTAATGATGAGGAAGCAGTAGTTAATCTTATTGAAAACGAAGGTTCAGATATAGCAGCAATAATCATGGAACCGGTTATGGGTAATGTAGGATGTATTGAACCGGAAGAAAATTATTTGAATTTTTTAAGAAAAATAACTACTGAAAATGATATTTTACTCATCTTTGATGAGGTAATAACTGGTTTTAGACTCGCTGAGGGTGGTGCTCAGGAATATTTTGGTGTAACTCCTGATTTGATAACCATGGGAAAAATTATTGGTGGAGGATTCCCTATGGGGTCTTTTGCAGGCAAAAAAGAAATAATGGAAATGATTGCCCCATCTGGAGGGGTTTATCAGGCCGGTACTTTCAATGGAAACCCGGTATCAGTTACTGCTGGTTTGTCTACTTTAAATCAACTTGATAAAAAATTCTATTCTAAATTAAATCAAAAAGGACAGACTTTAAGAGATGGAATTCAAAATATTCTTGATGATAACCAGTTTAATTTGAATTTAGCTGGGCTTTGTTCAATGTTCCAGATTTATTTCAATGATCAAACTGTTAAAAGTTATAGTGATGCGAAAAAATCTGATGTTGATAAATTTTCAGTATACTTCCATGAATTACTCAAAAGTGGTGTTTTCATAGCACCTTCACAGTTTGAGTGTGGCTTTTTATCTCAAGCACATAGCGGCGAAGATTTAGAAAAAACTATAGAATTAATTGGGGATGCTTTAAAAAAATCAATGGAATAG